The Podospora pseudocomata strain CBS 415.72m chromosome 1 map unlocalized CBS415.72m_1, whole genome shotgun sequence genome has a segment encoding these proteins:
- a CDS encoding uncharacterized protein (EggNog:ENOG503P4UC) yields the protein MAIGNFTLSYMLFTILHFCQFVLAIAVCALYGVELDRARKANVSGDSKWIYAEVVGGLSALTALLYCIPYILRFAAIWVWNLVLFILWIVLFGIFGKMYINENPEGNHDIVRMRSAVWIVLVNAILWLVSFIANLTYWWMHKERRSRFTSRAKV from the exons ATGGCGATTGGGAATTTCACGCTGAGCTATATGCTCTTCACAATCCTCCACTTCTGCCAGTTTGTCCTCGCCATTGCCGTCTGCGCTCTCTATGGCGTCGAACTGGACCGCGCCCGTAAGGCGAACGTGAGCGGTGATTCCAAATGG ATCTACGCAGAAGTAGTAGGCGGCCTCTCCGCCCTGACAGCCCTCCTCTACTGCATCCCCTACATCCTCCGCTTCGCCGCCATCTGGGTCTGGAACCTCGTGCTCTTCATCCTCTGGATCGTCCTctttggcatctttggcAAAATGTACATCAATGAGAACCCAGAGGGCAACCACGACATTGTGCGCATGCGGAGCGCCGTCTGGATCGTCCTTGTCAACGCCATCCTCTGGCTCGTCAGCTTCATCGCCAACCTGACCTACTGGTGGATGCacaaggagaggaggagcaggtttACCAGCCGGGCCAAGGTTTAG
- a CDS encoding uncharacterized protein (EggNog:ENOG503P8RS) yields the protein MKRSVTDRSWRLPLQLRRQAMHRRTYSDSSEASHCSRASSSSEDQFAFSPASENPPTRSVTSNFTASLDQTADINSEARFSADVAGPSVDTPQGSSSSKSRPIAIEIPSFRRHDTVTGVDASLPPAPLSGRGDIPGGYFPLHEDPQSRVTIPHPFHNDADMARQYSWQKAAESTTNRAASPLSMSMSTSIRNETGHFPFSERSRTTALTAHTPATSYIPMGHHDGIALPLGKYYPTNWERRHGKSSQQQRPSTPTKPASSAGHESQGQKLRREQGHARSGSEVKRRIQQYQRDMVAQATMAARSVVANSAALPAAIGGPDGFFGVHQLKTKPKSPRLAPLGSPGPVTPMSLEGEDGGYLTLGRPMTGADAERQAAELEKAMRDDEARRNNSHSSPGALSV from the exons ATGAAGCGATCTGTGACAGACCGGTCGTGGAGGCTGCCTCTACAGCTGAGGCGGCAGGCCATGCATCGACGAACCTACTCAGACTCGTCAGAAGCATCCCATTGCTCTCGCGCATCATCGAGCTCCGAAGATCAGTTTGCCTTCTCGCCAGCTTCCGAGAACCCGCCAACTCGAAGTGTTACATCCAACTTCACGGCTTCCCTTGACCAGACTGCCG ATATCAACTCCGAGGCCCGTTTCTCCGCCGATGTGGCAGGTCCATCAGTCGACACACCCCAAGGAAGTTCGAGCAGCAAAAGCAGGCCAATTGCCATCGAGATTCCATCATTTCGCAGACACGATACTGTTACGGGTGTGGACGCTTCGCTTCCCCCGGCCCCTTTGTCAGGACGAGGTGATATCCCTGG AGGATACTTCCCTCTCCACGAAGATCCCCAATCCCGGGTCACTATTCCCCATCCATTCCACAACGACGCCGACATGGCCAGACAATACTCCTGGCAAAAGGCTGCCGAGTCCACGACCAATCGGGCGGCGAGCCCCTTGTCCATGAGCATGAGCACCTCGATCAGAAACGAAACTGGTCACTTCCCCTTTTCTGAGCGCTCGAGAACAACTGCGCTCACTGCTCACACCCCCGCAACGTCGTATATCCCAATGGGCCACCACGATGGCATTGCGTTACCTCTTGGAAAATACTACCCCACGAACTGGGAGAGACGCCACGGCAAGAgttcccagcagcagcggcccTCGACACCGACAAAGCCCGCTTCCTCGGCTGGCCACGAGTCTCAGGGGCAAAAGCTGCGTCGGGAACAAGGGCATGCCCGATCCGGCTCTGAAGTCAAACGCCGTATCCAGCAATACCAGCGTGACATGGTTGCGCAGGCCACGATGGCTGCGAGGTCAGTGGTAGCTAACAGTGCTGCTCTTCCAGCAGCCATCGGAGGGCCTGATGGGTTCTTCGGTGTCCATCAGTTGAAGACGAAGCCGAAATCCCCTCGTCTGGCGCCACTCGGCAGTCCCGGACCCGTCACACCAATGTCCctggagggcgaggacggcGGTTACCTGACACTCGGTCGACCCATGACAGGTGCCGATGCCGAGCGTCAAGCCGCCGAGCTGGAAAAGGCTATGCGTGACGACGAGGCGAGACGGAACAACTCGCATTCTTCACCAGGCGCTCTATCTGTTTAA
- a CDS encoding uncharacterized protein (EggNog:ENOG503NUXY; COG:S), with protein MGWKDNINQRVAASSVGYWFQLEGSGHPKERKGSQFLTEFRAGLATFFAMAYIIAVNANIVADSGGTCVCSNGPNSADPYCKITNTSSPLFNLDYQLCKTEIKKDLITATAATSAMGTFFMGLLANLPVGIAPGMGLNAYFAYTVVGFNGENSVPFQTALTAIFIEGFIFFALALLGMRQWLARAIPRCIKLATSVGIGLFLTIIGLTYAQGIGLVLPGQAVPIQLAGCLESDIADGKCPDGVKMRSPMMWIGIFCGGVFTAMLMLYRVKGAIIAGIILVSIISWPRGTPVTYFPYTELGTNNFNFFKKVVDFHPIQNVLNVVDFNISGADGGAFGLALITFLYVDILDTTGTLYSMARYASLVDPVTQDFEGSTIAYMVDSITIVIGAILGTPPVTAFVESGAGIGEGGKTGLTAMWTGLCFFISIFFAPIFASIPPWATGCVLVLVGSMMVQAVVDINWKYIGDAVPAFICIAIMPFTYSIADGLIAGICLYILINSLVWIIAKASGGRIVPPNFEEKEPWSWSQTGGVIPPWMKRLASGKKDFWRKEHEIPGSPASTEGVTEKIEGKDAGGSDKGVNDVVGEGKPEKVA; from the exons ATGGGTTGGAaagacaacatcaaccaacGGGTTGCCGCCAGCTCGGTTGGCTACTGGTTTCAGTTGGAAGGATCTGGACAT CCcaaggaaagaaaggggTCCCAGTTCCTCACCGAGTTCCGTGCCGGCCTTGCGACGTTCTTCGCCATGGCCTACATCATCGCCGTCAACGCCAACATCGTTGCCGACAGCGGCGGTACTTGCGTCTGCTCCAACGGACCCAACAGTGCAGATCCCTACTGCAAgatcaccaacacctcctcacctctGTTCAACCTTGATTACCAGCTCTGCAAGaccgagatcaagaaggactTGATCACTGCCACTGCTGCTACTTCTGCCATGGGAACCTTTTTCATGGGTCTTCTCGCCAActt GCCAGTCGGTATTGCTCCTGGTATGGGTTTGAACGCCTACTTTGCCTACACCGTCGTCGGTTTCAACGGCGAAAACAGTGTTCCCTTCCAAACCGCTCTCACGGCTATCTTCATTGAAGGATTCATCTTCTTCGCTCTCGCTCTCCTCGGCATGCGCCAATGGCTCGCTCGCGCCATCCCTCGCTGCATCAAGCTCGCCACCTCTGTCGGTATCGGTCTGTTCTTGACAATCATCGGTTTGACTTACGCTCAAGGTATCGGTCTCGTCCTGCCCGGACAGGCCGTGCCCATTCAGCTTGCCGGCTGTCTCGAGTCTGACATTGCCGACGGCAAATGCCCCGACGGCGTCAAGATGCGCAGCCCCATGATGTGGATCGGCATCTTCTGCGGCGGTGTCTTCACAGCTATGCTCATGCTCTACCGCGTCAAGggcgccatcatcgccggTATCATTCTCGtgtccatcatctcctggCCCCGTGGCACCCCCGTCACCTACTTCCCCTACACCGAACTCGGcaccaacaacttcaacttcttcaagAAGGTTGTTGACTTTCACCCTATCCAGAACGTGCTGAACGTGGTCGACTTCAACATCTCGGGTGCGGACGGCGGCGCTTTTGGCCTCGCCCTCATCACGTTCTTGTACGTCGACATCCTGGACACCACGGGTACGTTGTATTCGATGGCTCGTTACGCCAGCCTCGTCGACCCCGTCACCCAGGACTTTGAGGGCTCCACCATCGCTTACATGGTCGACTCGATCACCATTGTCATCGGCGCCATCTTGGGCACCCCTCCCGTCACCGCCTTTGTCGAGTCCGGCGCCGGTATCGGAGAAGGCGGCAAGACCGGTCTCACGGCCATGTGGACAGGCCTCtgcttcttcatctccatcttttTCGCCCCCATCTTTGCGTCCATCCCGCCCTGGGCCACCGGCTGCGTGCTCGTCCTTGTCGGGTCCATGATGGTGCAAGCCGTTGTGGACATCAACTGGAAGTACATTGGTGACGCCGTGCCGGCCTTCATCTGCATCGCCATCATGCCCTTCACCTACTCCATCGCTGACGGTTTGATCGCGGGCATCTGCCTGTATATCCTGATCAACTCGCTTGTTTGGATCATCGCCAAGGCCTCCGGCGGCAGGATTGTGCCCCCCAActttgaggagaaggagcccTGGAGCTGGAGCCAGACTGGTGGTGTCATCCCTCCCtggatgaagaggttggcgagCGGCAAGAAGGATTTTTGGAGAAAGGAGCATGAGATTCCCGGCAGCCCTGCTTCCACCGAGGGGGTGACGGAGAAGATTGAGGGCAAGGATGCTGGTGGGAGTGATAAGGGGGTGAATGATGTGGTGGGCGAGGGCAAGCCTGAGAAGGTTGCGTAA